From one Planktothrix agardhii NIES-204 genomic stretch:
- a CDS encoding tetratricopeptide TPR_2: MRYLNFLEKLSPINQKKKLLEHGSILFKNLQSFSEILENEELMIVSILLNWAVDDLEDQEIYCQLGVNSFSTLISALINHPDCMAYVVDSFYEKNNSSNYEDLVNNLDDLNLTEQVFLFDQDPEEFLLELKTVDFENKIGVFVYDWKKDYRSVFYSLLLIKSFLSDQSLIIIEGFNHPSVQQAIADFLTANPEFLIEKEFLSQSDQSITVGNVRVILSRDINRNISLESSVIFNYRQPQIIERISQIEQLEDLLETIYQEAVKLHQEYKFNQAESKYKIFLNWNKNHLESWINLGQLYYQTENYQQSLQASSQVIEIDPQRFEGYYNLGQCLEKFNQISQAIAAYQKTIQLKPDHLDAYNNLANILTQQGQFIQAETVYRQGININPNHFGSYLNLGNLFLLQNQIESALENYQIALQIIPNNPDILHNLELAKERQQNPAPYYSSFGDRLYELGNYQGAIAQYQKLLDLQQGDVNIYEKIHQCYWNLGEYDIAINSLKTAIELYSKFAPLHFTLITNLLYQGRTEEAATQAKIALECLPKDYTFTLLKNLIVPMFYHSVEEISYYQERFNKGLKTLIETTDFNDSETLEPAFLGMGRFTNFYLGYQARNIIEEQRIYGDFLHQMMSAKYPQWVQPLTLPTVENKIRVGYVSNYLHCYSGSLWLTGWLRYANPEHFEIYSYYTGNSPDPVTEQFRQYSYKFYHIPDNLEAVAEQILKDKLHILVYPEIGMNPPTMELAALRLAPIQCTAWGHPVTSGLPTIDYFLSSQLMEPENPQEHYSETLILLPNIGVAYPKPQDIPALVKTRADYDLPEDAVIYLCCQAPFKYLPQYDYILPEIAVKVPNAKFLFFRGTLLNDRLKQAFANYGLNYQDYCLHRNVPKRFDYLMLNLLSDVFLDTFTWSGGNTSLEAIACNLPIVTCPGEFMRGRHADSFLKMIGLTETIAENEAEYVKIAVKLGLDSVWRKTISEQMSDRHYLIFDDQVCVAGLEEFYQTVVAASALFDLSSNQ; this comes from the coding sequence ATGAGATATCTAAATTTCTTAGAAAAATTATCACCCATCAATCAAAAGAAAAAGTTACTGGAGCATGGCTCAATATTATTTAAAAACTTACAGTCATTTTCAGAAATCTTAGAAAACGAAGAATTAATGATTGTTTCTATTTTATTAAATTGGGCAGTTGATGATTTAGAAGATCAGGAAATTTATTGTCAACTTGGGGTAAATTCTTTTAGCACTTTAATTTCTGCATTAATCAACCATCCTGACTGCATGGCTTATGTAGTTGATTCGTTCTACGAGAAAAACAACTCAAGCAATTATGAAGATCTAGTTAATAATTTAGATGATCTTAACTTAACTGAACAAGTCTTTCTCTTTGATCAAGATCCCGAAGAATTTTTATTAGAATTAAAAACCGTTGATTTTGAAAATAAAATTGGGGTATTTGTATATGATTGGAAAAAAGATTATCGTTCTGTTTTCTATAGTTTATTGTTAATTAAATCCTTTCTATCTGATCAATCTTTAATAATTATTGAGGGGTTTAATCACCCATCTGTACAGCAAGCGATCGCAGATTTTCTGACGGCAAACCCTGAATTTTTAATTGAGAAAGAGTTTTTGTCTCAGTCTGATCAATCTATTACTGTTGGCAATGTAAGGGTTATTTTAAGTCGAGATATTAATAGAAATATCAGCCTAGAGTCATCGGTTATATTTAATTACCGTCAACCTCAAATAATTGAAAGAATTTCACAAATTGAGCAATTAGAAGACTTGTTAGAAACCATTTATCAAGAGGCTGTAAAATTACACCAGGAATATAAATTTAATCAAGCTGAAAGTAAATATAAAATATTTTTAAACTGGAATAAAAATCATCTGGAATCTTGGATTAATTTAGGTCAATTATATTATCAAACCGAAAATTATCAGCAATCTTTACAAGCAAGTTCTCAGGTTATTGAAATTGATCCCCAAAGATTTGAAGGCTACTATAACTTAGGTCAATGTTTGGAAAAATTTAATCAAATTTCACAAGCGATCGCAGCCTACCAAAAAACAATCCAATTAAAACCCGATCATCTTGATGCCTATAATAACTTGGCTAATATCTTAACACAACAAGGGCAATTTATACAAGCGGAAACCGTTTATCGTCAAGGGATTAATATTAACCCTAACCATTTTGGCAGTTACTTAAACTTAGGTAATCTCTTTTTATTGCAAAATCAAATAGAATCAGCCTTAGAAAATTATCAAATTGCTTTACAAATTATTCCCAATAATCCTGATATTCTGCACAATTTAGAACTAGCTAAAGAAAGGCAACAAAACCCCGCACCCTATTATAGCAGTTTTGGCGATCGCTTATATGAATTAGGGAATTATCAAGGTGCGATCGCCCAATATCAAAAACTACTGGATTTACAACAGGGAGATGTTAATATTTATGAAAAAATCCATCAATGTTACTGGAATTTAGGAGAATATGATATTGCAATTAATAGCTTAAAAACAGCCATAGAGCTTTATTCTAAATTTGCACCTCTCCACTTTACCCTAATTACCAATCTTCTCTATCAGGGAAGAACAGAGGAAGCAGCTACACAAGCGAAAATTGCCTTGGAATGTTTACCGAAAGATTATACTTTTACATTGCTTAAAAATTTAATAGTTCCGATGTTTTATCACTCCGTTGAGGAAATCAGCTATTATCAAGAACGGTTTAACAAAGGATTAAAAACCTTAATTGAAACAACAGATTTTAATGATTCTGAAACCTTGGAACCAGCGTTTTTAGGAATGGGAAGATTTACTAATTTCTACCTGGGTTATCAAGCGAGAAATATTATAGAAGAACAACGGATTTATGGTGATTTCCTCCATCAGATGATGTCAGCAAAATATCCCCAATGGGTGCAACCGTTAACCCTACCAACAGTTGAGAATAAAATTAGAGTTGGATATGTTTCTAACTATTTGCATTGTTATAGCGGGTCACTTTGGTTAACGGGTTGGTTGCGCTATGCTAACCCTGAGCATTTTGAAATTTACTCTTATTATACTGGTAATTCTCCCGATCCAGTTACGGAACAATTTCGACAATATAGCTATAAATTCTATCATATTCCAGACAATTTAGAAGCGGTTGCTGAACAAATTTTAAAGGATAAACTGCATATTTTAGTCTATCCAGAAATTGGCATGAACCCCCCAACAATGGAACTCGCCGCCTTGCGTTTAGCACCTATTCAATGCACCGCTTGGGGTCATCCAGTAACATCGGGACTACCCACTATTGATTATTTTCTTTCTAGTCAATTAATGGAACCAGAGAACCCCCAGGAACATTATTCAGAAACGTTAATTTTATTACCGAATATTGGGGTTGCTTATCCCAAACCGCAGGATATTCCAGCGTTAGTTAAAACTCGCGCAGATTATGATTTACCAGAGGATGCGGTGATTTATTTATGTTGTCAAGCACCCTTTAAATATCTTCCTCAATATGATTATATTTTACCAGAAATTGCGGTAAAAGTTCCTAATGCTAAGTTTTTATTTTTCCGAGGAACACTATTAAATGATCGGTTAAAACAAGCATTTGCTAATTATGGGTTAAATTATCAAGATTATTGTTTACATAGAAACGTCCCTAAACGGTTTGATTATTTGATGTTAAATTTGCTTTCTGATGTGTTTTTAGATACTTTTACTTGGTCGGGAGGAAATACATCTTTAGAAGCGATCGCTTGTAATTTACCCATTGTAACTTGTCCTGGGGAATTTATGCGCGGACGCCATGCTGATAGTTTCTTAAAAATGATTGGTTTAACCGAAACAATTGCAGAAAATGAAGCAGAATATGTTAAAATAGCAGTTAAATTAGGATTAGATTCTGTATGGCGCAAAACAATTTCTGAACAGATGAGCGATCGCCATTATCTAATTTTTGATGATCAAGTTTGCGTGGCTGGGTTAGAGGAGTTTTATCAAACCGTTGTCGCTGCTTCGGCGCTATTTGATTTGTCCTCAAATCAGTAG